The genomic region AGGAAAACGCCCGCGTGATTGCCGAGGGGGGCGAGGCCGCAACTTCCAAGCCGTTGTTGCTGGGAATAACACGCGCCTCACTGTCAACCGACAGCTTCATCTCGGCGGCCTCATTCCAGGAGACCACCAAGGTGCTGACCGAAGCTGCGGTGGCCGGCAAAGTGGACTATCTGGTCGGACTGAAGGAGAACGTAATCATCGGCCACCTCATTCCGGCCGGGACCGGGGTGGGTAAATACAAGGCGTTGCAGGTCGAGATCGAGGAAGAAACAGAAGAAGCACCGGCCGGCGATGAACTTGAGGTTGAGGAAGCTGTCGAACCGCAGTAAGGCACGATTTTGGACAAAAAGTTGGACAAAAAGCGCTTGACACAATCCGTCAATCTAAGTAATATGCACGGCTGTTTATTATGTACAGCGAGAATAGGCAAACAGAGTTAGGAGATAGATTGCCGACCATAAACCAGTTGATCCGCAAAGGCCGCAAAAGAGTTTTTGAGGCGGCCAAAACACCGGCCTTGAAAGGTTCGCCCCAGAAGCGTGGCGTCTGCACTCGCGTGTACACGTCAACACCCAAGAAACCCAACTCCGCACTGCGGAAAGTGGCCAGGGTAAGGCTGACCAATCAGATGGAAGTAACTGCTTACATCCCCGGTGAGGGTCACAATCTGCAAGAGCACTCCATAGTGCTCATTCGCGGCGGCCGTATCAAGGACTTGCCGGGTGTGCGATATCACATCATTCGCGGCACGATGGATACCTCGGGCGTCGCCGATCGGAAGCAGAGTCGGTCAAAATACGGCACCAAGCGGCCGAAAGCATAGGTTTTTACTGAGATATGTCCAGACGAACCAAAGCCGAAAAGCGCCCCACACTACTTGACTTCAAGTACGGCGATAGATTAGTGACACTGTTTGTCTCCTGTCTGATGAAGCGAGGCAAACGGTCGGTGGCCGAGAGTATTTTGTACAACGCCATGGACTCAGTCGAGAAAAAGACCGGTCAGCCCGGGCTCGAACTGTTTCACAAGGCGGTCAACAATGTCAAGCCGGTTCTCGAAGTGAAATCCCGCCGCGTCGGTGGCGCCACTTATCAGGTCCCGGTCGAAGTACGGGCCGACCGGCGCACCGCCTTGGCCATCCGCTGGCTGATTTTGTATTCGGCTGCTCGCAGCGGCAAAACAATGGGTGAAAAACTGGCGGCCGAGTTTATGGCGGCTGCCAATAACGAAGGCGCATCGATTAAGAAGAAGGAGGACACGCACAAGATGGCCGAAGCCAACAAGGCTTTCGCCCACTTTAAATGGTAGTAGGAGTTTCTCGATCAACACGCTGAGGCGAATGAGAATAACTAATTGCTTTCCCAGGCAAGGAGGTGGTTGCAAGACCTTGACAGTTTGAAACACAAATTGCCAGTCTGATTCCTCCCTCCTGCTGAATCGATTAACCGAGCGTGAAAACGCTCACCGACGCAGTACGTGTCGGCCTACAGTGCGGTCAGCCAGGATTTTTTTTGTTAGATAGATAAACATGAGTCTGAATCACGTAAGAAATATCGGCATTATGGCTCACATTGACGCCGGAAAGACCACCACCACCGAGCGGATCTTGTTCTATACGGGCAAGACACATCGGATAGGGGAGGTACACGACGGAGCGGCGACAATGGACTGGATGGAGCAGGAAAAAGAGCGCGGGATCACTATAACTTCCGCCGCGACTACCTGTTTCTGGCCTGATCATTCCGGACAAGACCACACTATCAATATTATCGATACCCCCGGTCACGTCGATTTCACCGTCGAGGTCGAGCGCTCACTGCGCGTTCTTGACGGCGCTGTGGCTCTTTTCTGTGCCGTGGGCGGTG from Candidatus Zixiibacteriota bacterium harbors:
- the rpsL gene encoding 30S ribosomal protein S12, which codes for MPTINQLIRKGRKRVFEAAKTPALKGSPQKRGVCTRVYTSTPKKPNSALRKVARVRLTNQMEVTAYIPGEGHNLQEHSIVLIRGGRIKDLPGVRYHIIRGTMDTSGVADRKQSRSKYGTKRPKA
- the rpsG gene encoding 30S ribosomal protein S7 translates to MSRRTKAEKRPTLLDFKYGDRLVTLFVSCLMKRGKRSVAESILYNAMDSVEKKTGQPGLELFHKAVNNVKPVLEVKSRRVGGATYQVPVEVRADRRTALAIRWLILYSAARSGKTMGEKLAAEFMAAANNEGASIKKKEDTHKMAEANKAFAHFKW